One window from the genome of Hippopotamus amphibius kiboko isolate mHipAmp2 chromosome 13, mHipAmp2.hap2, whole genome shotgun sequence encodes:
- the LOC130834893 gene encoding 39S ribosomal protein L42, mitochondrial-like — protein sequence MMALAAVKWAISSRTILKHLFPIQNGALYFVCYKSTYSSLPDDYNCKVELALTSNGRTIVCYHPSVDVPYEHTKPIPWPDPMQNNEETHDLVLKTRLEEKGEHLEPGPMIEQLSKMFFTTKHRWYPRGQYRRRRRKLNLPKDR from the coding sequence ATGATGGCATTGGCAGCAGTAAAATGGGCGATATCAAGCAGAACTATCTTGAAACACTTATTTCCAATTCAAAATGGAGccttatattttgtttgttataaATCTACGTATTCTTCTCTTCCAGATGACTATAATTGCAAAGTAGAGCTTGCCTTGACATCTAATGGCAGGACAATAGTATGCTATCACCCTTCTGTGGACGTTCCATATGAACACACAAAACCTATCCCTTGGCCAGATCCCATGCAGAATAATGAAGAAACACATGATCTAGTGCTGAAAACCAGATTAGAAGAAAAAGGTGAACACTTAGAGCCAGGACCTATGATAGAACAACTTAGCAAAATGTTCTTTACTACCAAACACCGTTGGTATCCTCGTGGACAGTATCGTAGACGTCGTAGGAAACTGAATCTTCCAAAAGACAGATGA